One Streptomyces sp. CG4 genomic window, CGTCGAGATCGTCTCTCGCTCCAACCCCGACAACGACTGGGTCGGCAAGATCCGCGACTATCCCCTGATGGGCATCCCCGTATACGCCATCTTCGACCCCCGCACCGGCACCGGCGCCGTCTTCACGGACATCCACTCCACCCCGGCCGGCCCCCGCTACGCCACCCGTAAGGACTTCGTCTACGGCGAGGACGTCACCATCGGCGACTGGACGATCTCGACGGAGGGGCTACCGCTCTACGGGTGACAAAACGCCGAAGAGGCCCGTACGACCGGAGTCGTACGGGCCTCCCCTTAGGTCAGATGACCCTCAAGCAAGCGGAGCTTACTTGGTGATCTTGGTGACCTGGCCGGCGCCCACGGTGCGGCCACCCTCGCGGATGGCGAACTTCAGGCCCTCCTCCATGGCGACGGGCTGGATGAGCGCCACCGACATCTCGGTGTTGTCACCCGGCATGACCATCTCGGTGCCCTCGGGGAGGGTCACCACGCCGGTCACGTCCGTCGTACGGAAGTAGAACTGCGGGCGGTAGTTGTTGAAGAACGGCGTGTGGCGGCCACCCTCGTCCTTGGACAGGATGTAGGCCTGCGCCTCGAACTCGGTGTGCGGGGTGACCGAGCCCGGCTTGATGATGACCTGGCCGCGCTCGACGTCCTCGCGCTTGATGCCGCGGAGCAGCAGACCGACGTTCTCACCGGCCTGGCCCTCGTCGAGCAGCTTGCGGAACATCTCGATGCCGGTGACCGTGGTGGTGGTCTTCTCGGTCTTGATGCCGATGATGTCGACGGTCTCGTTGACCTTGAGGACACCACGCTCGATACGACCGGTGACGACGGTGCCACGACCGGTGATCGTGAAGACGTCCTCGATCGGCATGAGGAACGGCTTGTCGACGTCGCGCTCCGGCTGCGGGATCGACTCGTCGACGGCGTTCATCAGGTTGAGGACGGAGTCCACCCACTCCTTCTCGCCCTCAAGGGCCTTCAGAGCGGAGACCTTGACGACCGGA contains:
- the tuf gene encoding elongation factor Tu, with translation MAKAKFERTKPHVNIGTIGHIDHGKTTLTAAITKVLHDAYPDLNEATPFDNIDKAPEERQRGITISIAHVEYQTEARHYAHVDCPGHADYIKNMITGAAQMDGAILVVAATDGPMPQTKEHVLLARQVGVPYIVVALNKADMVDDEEILELVELEVRELLSEYEFPGDDVPVVKVSALKALEGEKEWVDSVLNLMNAVDESIPQPERDVDKPFLMPIEDVFTITGRGTVVTGRIERGVLKVNETVDIIGIKTEKTTTTVTGIEMFRKLLDEGQAGENVGLLLRGIKREDVERGQVIIKPGSVTPHTEFEAQAYILSKDEGGRHTPFFNNYRPQFYFRTTDVTGVVTLPEGTEMVMPGDNTEMSVALIQPVAMEEGLKFAIREGGRTVGAGQVTKITK